The DNA sequence TTAAGAAAGGAGACATAGATGTAAATATATCCCTGGGAAGGGTGGAACTTAGaggaaaaatcaaggagggTGTTGAAAGAGAATGgcagggattatgggaaaaggagactaaaggaagacactatttttattttcatcctcAGATTAAAAAACCCAGTTGTTGGTCTGGAACCCGAAGAGATTCAGTTAAAATTAGCAGACTGAGGCTTGGACACTGTGGGTTAAATCATTACTTGCACATTGTAGGAAAACATCCAACAGGACTATGTGAGTGTGAAAACCCAGAAACAGTCAAGCATGCTCTCCTGGAGTGTGGCAAGTATAAAGCAGAGAGGGAAACGCTCTATAAGAGATTGTCAGACCTAGGAGTAGTTGCATTCtccattaaatctttttttggcCAAAGCGAGAACCACCAGCTGATCACCAATACAGTTTTACAGTTCCTGCATGAGTCAGGGCTGTATATGAGAGTATGAGCTGCAATTGTTAAATTTCTATCCTGTGGAGGGCAGTAATACGCCTAGTTGCGTCTACACTGCCGAAAActgacaagaagaagaagaagaagaagaagatgatgatgatgatgatgattccACACCTTGCTGCAGACCGCCAGGTTGTTTTTATAATAAGCGCctaatttataataaattagCTAGCTAAGGCAGTTAGTTCACGGTTAGCACCACAGCATAGGGCAGAATATTACTCGGTCACCACCCGTTCAGTGAGTGGTACGCTCTGTTCGGTCGACGGCGGTAGCGGAAATTGGATCATAACCACGTAGGTAGTTAACAGAATTATCTGTAGTTTACTATTTGATAGTAGTACTTTTATttctaacacatttttttccgatTGCGAGGAAGTACGTGAACTTCCACGAGATTGTGAATAGAACTGTTTTCCGTGTTAGAAAAACTACATTGACTACGAGCACTGGTCAGTTGGCCACTGTatgttcatttaatatttttttggcatGTTCTTATTTGGTATGTACTTCGGAGTTCAGATCGGAAACTATATGCAATAACAGGAATCGAATGGACATATACAGAGGTAATCTAAATCGGTACTAACAAGTACAGGTTTTACCTTTGTACGCCATTTTGAGTCCGTGTCTTGAAAGACCAAACTAGACTGAAACATAAGCTCTGCGAACACGCAAAAACATTACCTTGTTAAACATGAAACTAAAGGAACTGGAAAGCTGCCTTCAACAAGTGGACGCTTTTGAGGAACCAAAGCTTTTCCTCGAACAGTATCCAACCAGCCCTCATATTGCAGGTGAGATACGTTGCATTAATTTGAACTCCTACTGGTGAATTCATGCGACATACTAAATATTTGTGTCATGGCAGGTACGAAAGGTTTTATTGCATATGTTAACCTTCGATTACATGCTGACCATggtaacttctttttttttttcttttatagcATGTATGATTTATACGATTCACAATACATTTGATGACATTGAGAATAAATTGGTGGCAGACCTGGGCTGTGGATGTGGGGTTCTGAGCATTGGGGCTGCAATGCTAGATGCTGGGTAAGAGCTTTGACAAATTGAACAAAGTGTTTGATGTACAAATGTTGTCCTCAGGAGCATTAATTCTAAAAACTGTCTTGAAATGTTTGCAGATTATGTGTTGGGTTTGACATTGATGACGATGCATTGGCTacattcaaaatgaacacagaaGAATTAGAACTTACAAACACTGACATCATACAATGTGATGTGTGTAACTTGGAGCCAGCTGCATTGACAAAGAGATTTGACACGGTCATAATGAATCCTCCCTTTGGAACGAAACACAACAAAGGTATGCAAACATGGCTTGGATTGGAGTTTGtaatagggggaaaaaaaacatgttcttgGTACTCTTTTGggggaattaaataaaaaacggctgcgtaaaaatatttttctgttaagGTATGGATATGCTGTTCCTTAAGACTGCACTAAATAtggcaaggacatcagtttacTCTCTTCACAAAACAGCAACACGAGAGGTAAGTCACTGGTGGAGTTCAGTTCCTTGTacacaattatatttaaaaaaatatattaattctcATAGCAGTAAATCTCATTCTTGTGCAGCACATACAAAAGAAGGCCAGTGACTGGAAAGTGAAAATGGAAGTAGTAGCAGGCAAGTAGTTGTGCGAAAACGTACACGTGTTTAACTTGTATATATATCACTGtgtactttcattttaattttttaatttttttagcaGAGCTGAGATACGACTTGCCAGCATCATACAAGTTCCATAAGAAGAAATCAGTAAGGAATGTTTTCTGTATGACAATGTTAATATTGTATTGTGACATGTTAATATTCACAATACAATATTTGACCTTGTAAGAACTGTCTTGAAGATCAAAGTTTATtacacacaatgcattttagaaCAAAACCATAATCATTTGTACACAAGGAAATTACAGCTTTTTTGGAAGATCACACAATAACAAAATGTACGACAAATTTAATGGGCTAAAATTAAGGGTTAtacaagcatttattttttccccagcaaAAAGTATATACACCCAGAGAGGATGTGTTCATAATCACAGAAGTAGTGGTACTGCTGTTTTTAGATACCTATGATCCCGTCAATGTATTCATGTTTATTGTTGAATATTTACCCTTTTGGATTTAAATGTGCACAGCAAGTAGAAATGGAGAAGTAACCATTCTATCTTTACATTCAAACTAGGTCGACATTGAAGTGGACTTCATGCGATTCTCCATTTCATGAAGCCACAGCAGGAATGCATTCAAGCTGATTTTGTAATGTACCCACtgcaaataaaagttaaaaaacatTGATATGGCGAGACTTCATTTTTCAGAcccattttcagttttcacttgTTTTGCAGCTGGTTCTCCAGAATCTTTCCCATTTCCTTCTTCCAGCACCCTTTTCTTTGGGCTCACATTTGCTGCTGTAGAAAGTAAATGGTATTAATTCCATTGACAGCTGTATGCTGCATTACAGTTCATGCTTTAAAATTACTTGTTTAATGGAAACCAATTCTTTACAGCTGAAATCTGCTTGAGGAAACAACCTCAAACGTTTGATTCATACATTCAAGACAAGCAAAGGGATAAGCTggttaacactagaaaggccaaAGGCCACGCCATAGGGTGTTTAGACATTAAAACTTAAATTACTCCAACGTTAAATATCCATCTCCTTCCACAACTTTTCCTTAACATTTGggcttaatttattattattattatttaaatcagtCAAATTGGTAAGGCAACACAGACAGTGtgtcattttcttcacaaaaacccTCCATCAGACAATAGGCAGCAGGTGTTTGTACCCATGTGCAAATATGTTGCTCTCTACTCTGGCAagctattcagcaactgaatgactgaCACTTTGATACATATCAAGCACtataaaaactaatttcacacaATCACTCAAAATGCATTGCAATTGTGTGATGAATTTGAATAAGACTTTAGGGTGGGGATGCAGTCAGAATAAGGCTAGAGACAACTGTGAAGCGCATTcaatttgcgtgtgtgtgtggtccctgctcacacaaaccaAAACTGCGTAAGAAATTgaacattgtattttttaaactactttttctattttgtgttttgtcttgcACATTTTAGCGCTTTTCTCTGTGTGCCTGTAATATGCCTTGATACATTTTTCACTTAGCCCATATAACAAAATcgctataatttagaaataaaaatgtagaaattgattcagttgtggcCTTTATTTCAAGtaaatagttttgcaacatatgGTTTTGTAATCTTCGTGAAATTAGGTCACTGTAGGTGCAGAAatcaatgctgtaatgctggacaAAGCTGATTCCACTGAGCATCAGGCTTGAAGgtaatacttaaaaaaaaacctggcctTTCTAGTGTCAATgaacataagccgcgtttccaccaaaagtacccggaacttttagtcccaggaactacttctcaaggaactaaaaggttccttcagcccatggttgtctgcgtttccaccgcggtctaaagtcccgcgaagattaggcaaattagcccactgacgtatgaaaaagcgacgttgtcgtcggtccatctgtcatatgatttcttctgtaactccatactaCCGCCGAAGTAgtctacattattttctaataaccgggacagcccggaggggtttattccacttatatacaacgggttaccaacaatgactatatatggttacttttgtattcattgatttttatcgattgaatcacctggaattgaaatattcttctgcagccgtttgggcatattttaccgttgtcaagcaaaactgtcgttggtagttgaacttggaccgttgttatgcaacaaataggatattacaggccaatagtcagattgagaggatatataaaacagttacaaacacattcattatgtttttatgcgaacattcgctttcatgtcttgacatccgaagcgacagaatgcattcacatttccaatataagtggcaacaacagcagaaaacatgcacaggtcgtaaacaatttgctgttgaactgattactttctcatcgtcaattttatataggctaatcgcaaaatgacaagaatagaacgaaaactcggacttgcgtgaaaatgtaaattagtagtggtacagccaccgtttgctttccttcgaagttactgctagccgagcagcgaagtgtgccctccagatgcgaaccatgcaccataaattagtccatagtcttcctggtctttttgtggaattgaagaatggcagagtaaaattacggcagtctgaaaaagctaaaggcacgattactagaattaacctgttattttaccctgacaaaaagtgcagaaggtgatttccagtttgcttttactgtatcaccaatgtgaattacgcagaactaccgcatacctcagataactgtatcaaacgttttgagtcaattacaacggactaacaaagaaaatccggaagaaaatattcagcaaccgaattaatccgtttgaatgttttggtacgtaatatgctgtcccagcacgaatgcttagcattttataaaa is a window from the Anguilla anguilla isolate fAngAng1 chromosome 3, fAngAng1.pri, whole genome shotgun sequence genome containing:
- the mettl5 gene encoding rRNA N6-adenosine-methyltransferase METTL5 isoform X2, encoding MKLKELESCLQQVDAFEEPKLFLEQYPTSPHIAACMIYTIHNTFDDIENKLVADLGCGCGVLSIGAAMLDAGLCVGFDIDDDALATFKMNTEELELTNTDIIQCDVCNLEPAALTKRFDTVIMNPPFGTKHNKGMDMLFLKTALNMARTSVYSLHKTATREHIQKKASDWKVKMEVVAELRYDLPASYKFHKKKSVDIEVDFMRFSIS
- the mettl5 gene encoding rRNA N6-adenosine-methyltransferase METTL5 isoform X1; protein product: MKLKELESCLQQVDAFEEPKLFLEQYPTSPHIAACMIYTIHNTFDDIENKLVADLGCGCGVLSIGAAMLDAGLCVGFDIDDDALATFKMNTEELELTNTDIIQCDVCNLEPAALTKRFDTVIMNPPFGTKHNKGMDMLFLKTALNMARTSVYSLHKTATREHIQKKASDWKVKMEVVAAELRYDLPASYKFHKKKSVDIEVDFMRFSIS